One segment of Neobacillus endophyticus DNA contains the following:
- the mmuM gene encoding homocysteine S-methyltransferase produces the protein MSNKINPINTILSQHSIMLLDGALATELESHGCNLDDPLWSARVLLENPELIYQVHYDYFCAGADCAITASYQATIDGFSARGIEKIEALELIKQTVLLARRARDDFWKENTQHNRPKPLVAASVGPYGAYLADGSEYVGNYGVTDERLVEFHRSRIAALIEAGADLLAFETIPSLQEAKVLSSLLREFPEAYAWLSFSLKNEKEISDGTKLTECAQVFEEYKQISAIGLNCAPVTYVTNAIRELSANTSKPILVYPNSGETYNPETKTWHGQELCDSFKLQSEEWYQAGARLIGGCCRTSPHHIEELSKRWRY, from the coding sequence ATGTCCAACAAAATCAACCCAATTAATACTATTTTATCCCAACATTCCATTATGCTTCTTGATGGAGCATTAGCTACAGAACTGGAGTCACATGGATGTAATTTGGATGATCCTCTATGGTCCGCACGTGTTTTACTTGAAAATCCGGAATTGATTTATCAGGTTCATTATGATTATTTTTGTGCTGGAGCGGACTGTGCCATCACGGCAAGTTATCAAGCAACGATTGATGGTTTTTCCGCACGAGGAATAGAAAAGATAGAAGCTTTAGAATTAATTAAGCAAACGGTGTTGCTGGCAAGAAGGGCAAGAGATGATTTTTGGAAGGAAAATACGCAACATAATCGGCCTAAGCCATTGGTAGCTGCATCTGTTGGACCATATGGAGCTTACCTTGCTGATGGTTCAGAGTATGTGGGAAATTACGGTGTCACAGATGAAAGATTAGTAGAATTCCACCGTTCTAGAATAGCAGCTTTGATTGAAGCGGGTGCAGATTTATTAGCATTTGAAACGATACCTTCTCTGCAAGAAGCCAAAGTCTTATCTTCCTTATTAAGAGAATTTCCAGAGGCTTATGCTTGGCTATCCTTTTCTTTGAAAAATGAAAAAGAAATTAGTGATGGTACAAAACTTACGGAGTGTGCACAGGTTTTTGAAGAATATAAACAAATTAGTGCCATTGGTTTAAATTGTGCTCCAGTAACATATGTTACTAATGCCATCCGGGAGTTGAGTGCGAATACGAGTAAGCCTATTCTTGTATATCCGAATTCAGGGGAAACCTATAATCCAGAAACAAAAACATGGCATGGTCAAGAATTATGTGATAGTTTCAAACTGCAATCTGAAGAATGGTACCAAGCAGGAGCAAGGTTGATTGGAGGATGCTGCCGAACAAGTCCACATCACATTGAAGAACTTTCCAAAAGATGGCGGTACTAA
- the mmuP gene encoding S-methylmethionine permease, producing MENKNEQEFQRKMQTRHIVMLSLGGVIGTGLFLSSGYTIQQAGPFGTILSYLIGALVVYLVMLCLGELSVHMPETGAFHSFAAKYIGPGTGYTVAWLYWLTWTVALGSEFTAAGMLMQRWFPSINVWIWSAFFATLIFIFNIFTVKFFAETEFWFSSIKVIAIVIFIVLGIAAMVGVLPMSHSNSAPFFSNLIKAGLFPNGAFAIIMTMLAVNFAFSGTELIGIAAGETANPEQTIPKAISTTLWRLIFFFIGTIVVLSALLPMNDAGVLESPFVAVLERIGLPYSADIMNFVILTAILSAANSGLYASSRMLWSLANKKTISPMFAKMTKQGVPINGVIFSMLGGALALFSSIVAPDTVYIVLVSISGLAVVVVWMSISASQFLFRRQFLKEGNLIDDLVYRTPLYPLVPIVSFVLCLASCIGIAFDPTQRIALYCGIPFILLCYGSYYLTQNRKKRGANYVQQNQPN from the coding sequence ATGGAGAACAAAAATGAGCAAGAATTTCAAAGGAAAATGCAAACGCGTCATATTGTCATGCTTTCGCTTGGCGGCGTCATTGGAACTGGATTATTTTTAAGTTCGGGCTATACAATTCAACAGGCTGGTCCGTTCGGTACGATCCTGTCCTATCTAATAGGTGCATTAGTAGTTTATTTAGTTATGCTATGTTTGGGGGAGCTTTCTGTACATATGCCTGAAACTGGTGCATTTCATAGCTTTGCCGCTAAATATATCGGACCTGGAACAGGATATACAGTTGCCTGGTTGTATTGGTTAACGTGGACTGTTGCATTAGGTTCTGAATTTACTGCTGCGGGGATGCTTATGCAAAGATGGTTTCCGTCGATCAATGTTTGGATATGGAGTGCCTTTTTTGCCACTTTAATTTTTATATTTAATATATTTACTGTTAAGTTTTTCGCTGAAACTGAATTTTGGTTCTCATCTATAAAGGTAATTGCCATAGTGATCTTTATTGTTTTAGGTATAGCCGCAATGGTAGGAGTCCTTCCAATGTCACATTCAAACTCAGCACCTTTCTTTTCTAACTTGATAAAAGCAGGCTTGTTTCCTAATGGTGCTTTCGCCATTATCATGACAATGCTTGCGGTTAATTTTGCTTTTTCGGGAACGGAATTAATCGGGATCGCAGCTGGAGAAACGGCGAATCCGGAGCAAACAATCCCGAAGGCAATTAGCACCACTTTATGGAGATTGATTTTCTTTTTTATAGGAACAATCGTAGTGTTATCTGCATTATTGCCAATGAACGATGCAGGAGTATTAGAGAGCCCATTTGTTGCAGTTCTTGAACGCATTGGGCTGCCGTACTCTGCAGATATTATGAACTTTGTTATCCTAACAGCGATTTTATCTGCTGCCAATTCAGGACTTTATGCTTCCTCGAGAATGCTTTGGTCACTTGCAAATAAGAAAACAATCTCACCCATGTTTGCAAAAATGACAAAACAAGGTGTTCCAATCAATGGTGTTATTTTCAGTATGTTAGGTGGAGCTTTAGCTTTGTTCTCAAGCATTGTTGCACCAGATACCGTGTACATTGTGCTTGTATCCATTTCCGGTCTGGCTGTGGTTGTCGTTTGGATGAGTATTAGTGCCTCGCAGTTCCTATTTCGCAGACAATTTTTGAAAGAAGGAAATTTAATTGACGACTTGGTCTATCGTACTCCACTCTACCCGTTGGTTCCAATTGTATCATTTGTCTTATGTCTTGCATCATGTATTGGAATTGCATTTGATCCTACACAACGAATAGCTTTATATTGCGGTATTCCATTTATATTGCTCTGCTACGGCAGCTATTATCTTACACAAAATCGAAAGAAAAGAGGCGCAAATTATGTCCAACAAAATCAACCCAATTAA
- a CDS encoding sulfite exporter TauE/SafE family protein, which translates to MSIGIAVMGLIVGFLVGLTGVGGAALLTPILIMTGIHPTIAVGTDLLYNSITKLFGVIQHWKQKTINFKLMKYLAMGSIPSAVAAIGILHLFESVYHNQEKIIQHALGYVLVLVAIAILIRTFFDKKIRPNRWQLKQIEEKRGLTIGIGAIFGFIVGLTSIGSGSLFALAMLYLYRLSASELVGTDIAHAFLLVTVAGLLHANAGSVNYVLVGNLLIGSIPGVLMGSTLSAKVPTKPLRAVVAAIVIFSGIKLIG; encoded by the coding sequence ATGAGTATTGGAATTGCAGTTATGGGACTAATCGTGGGATTTTTAGTGGGTCTGACCGGTGTTGGCGGTGCTGCCCTTTTAACACCTATTCTGATTATGACGGGGATTCATCCTACTATTGCGGTGGGAACTGATTTACTTTATAACTCCATAACGAAATTATTCGGGGTTATTCAACATTGGAAGCAAAAAACGATAAACTTCAAGTTAATGAAGTACCTTGCAATGGGAAGTATCCCAAGTGCAGTGGCAGCAATAGGAATTCTTCACCTATTTGAATCAGTCTATCATAATCAAGAAAAAATTATTCAACATGCATTAGGTTACGTTCTTGTATTAGTTGCCATTGCTATTTTAATTCGAACCTTTTTTGATAAGAAAATTAGACCGAATCGATGGCAATTAAAACAAATAGAAGAAAAACGAGGTTTAACAATTGGCATCGGGGCGATCTTTGGTTTTATCGTAGGGCTTACTTCTATAGGGTCTGGTTCTTTATTTGCTCTTGCGATGCTGTATCTTTATCGTTTAAGTGCCTCTGAATTAGTTGGTACAGACATAGCACATGCTTTTTTATTAGTAACAGTTGCAGGATTGCTTCACGCAAATGCAGGAAGTGTAAACTATGTCCTTGTAGGAAATTTATTAATCGGCTCCATTCCTGGAGTACTAATGGGAAGTACCTTATCAGCAAAGGTTCCAACAAAACCACTCAGAGCAGTCGTCGCAGCCATTGTTATTTTTAGTGGGATAAAACTAATTGGTTAA
- a CDS encoding VanW family protein: MNFTWLLGLFILSQQVYMPQSLEITSNGKPISIVKPTEFPVFPFIHSEKLNTIMDDLDKRVYKEPKNARVDKNGNILPGQPGYRLNRQIFTEKMYSYYFNHSPSKLEVPLLTVYPRVDSELMGNIRSDKIGEYITSFNYDSRQRNNNIYLAAEAINNFVLFPGETFSFNKVVGQRTAEKGYLPARVIIEGEFSDDIGGGICQVSSTLFNAIDNAGLKVLQRSSHSREVSYVPPKRDATVSWNGPDLIFKNEYNQPILIQAKTVDNKLKIEVYSSDVIQFKPKKVPYLPNEQNVPK; encoded by the coding sequence ATGAATTTTACTTGGTTATTAGGGCTATTCATCTTATCTCAGCAAGTATACATGCCGCAAAGTTTAGAAATTACCAGCAACGGGAAGCCTATTTCCATTGTTAAACCTACTGAATTTCCTGTATTCCCCTTTATTCATTCCGAAAAACTTAATACCATTATGGACGATCTTGATAAACGTGTTTACAAAGAACCTAAAAATGCTAGGGTGGATAAAAACGGCAATATCCTTCCAGGGCAGCCTGGTTACCGTTTAAATCGTCAAATTTTTACTGAAAAAATGTATTCTTATTATTTTAATCACAGTCCATCTAAATTAGAGGTCCCCTTATTAACAGTTTATCCAAGAGTTGACAGTGAATTAATGGGAAATATACGAAGCGATAAAATTGGGGAGTATATAACATCGTTCAATTACGATAGTAGACAAAGAAATAATAATATTTATCTTGCGGCAGAAGCGATTAATAATTTTGTTCTTTTCCCCGGTGAAACTTTTTCCTTTAATAAAGTTGTTGGTCAAAGAACTGCTGAAAAAGGATATTTACCTGCACGAGTAATCATTGAGGGGGAATTTTCAGATGATATTGGCGGAGGAATCTGTCAAGTCTCATCTACTCTGTTTAACGCAATAGATAACGCGGGTTTAAAAGTACTGCAGCGTTCCTCACACAGCAGAGAGGTTTCATATGTACCACCAAAGCGTGATGCGACGGTCAGTTGGAATGGACCGGATTTAATTTTTAAAAACGAATACAATCAACCCATCCTAATTCAAGCTAAAACAGTAGATAATAAGCTGAAAATTGAGGTATATTCTTCCGATGTTATTCAATTTAAGCCTAAAAAAGTTCCCTATCTTCCTAATGAACAAAATGTCCCCAAGTAA